Proteins encoded by one window of Hyphomicrobium nitrativorans NL23:
- a CDS encoding CPBP family intramembrane glutamic endopeptidase, with the protein MTEIASPDSTRSPYRAQGPWGPGAAVAIAIVASLAPALIGIAFIAGLFEADMASLENAGSLASPMLLGQMIAGQILSLLIIWWAAGRKGQRAQVLQLSPERETSVLTAVGLGLLLIVAIGPIEVLLYRLADIDLFTDGRWLLEGLRSPYWWGVVIAAVVLAPLWEEVTFRGFLLSALAKTRLGFWPAAAISAALWTALHAGYSWPGLVSVFLAGLGLSWIMKRTGSMRAVVIAHAVINAFALTVISTFA; encoded by the coding sequence ATGACCGAGATCGCAAGCCCGGACAGTACGCGCTCGCCCTACCGCGCCCAGGGCCCCTGGGGACCGGGCGCTGCCGTCGCCATCGCGATCGTGGCCAGTCTTGCGCCGGCGCTTATCGGCATTGCCTTCATCGCCGGGCTCTTCGAGGCGGACATGGCGTCCCTCGAAAACGCCGGTTCTCTCGCGTCCCCGATGCTGCTCGGCCAGATGATCGCGGGGCAGATCCTTTCCCTCCTCATTATTTGGTGGGCGGCGGGCCGAAAAGGCCAGCGTGCCCAAGTGCTTCAGCTCTCGCCTGAGCGGGAGACGAGCGTGCTGACGGCGGTCGGGCTCGGCCTTCTTCTCATCGTCGCCATCGGCCCGATCGAGGTGCTGCTGTACAGGCTGGCAGACATCGACCTCTTTACGGACGGGCGGTGGCTGCTCGAAGGGCTGCGCTCTCCGTACTGGTGGGGCGTCGTGATAGCCGCCGTCGTGCTGGCGCCGCTCTGGGAAGAGGTGACCTTCCGCGGCTTCCTGCTCTCGGCGCTCGCGAAAACGCGGCTCGGCTTCTGGCCCGCTGCCGCGATCTCGGCAGCGCTCTGGACGGCACTCCACGCCGGCTATTCCTGGCCGGGGCTGGTCAGTGTGTTCCTTGCTGGCCTTGGGCTATCTTGGATCATGAAGCGGACGGGATCCATGCGCGCGGTCGTCATTGCGCACGCTGTCATCAATGCGTTTGCGCTCACCGTGATCTCGACGTTCGCCTAA
- a CDS encoding ribbon-helix-helix domain-containing protein, whose translation MSGAARPVKRSFSIRGHRTSISLEAPFWDALKQAAAREGVSLASLIARIDEARGTAGLSSAVRVWILDDVRTVASVTQYDGGNRD comes from the coding sequence ATGTCCGGCGCGGCTCGCCCGGTGAAGCGGTCGTTCTCGATCCGCGGCCACCGCACGTCGATCTCGCTCGAAGCGCCCTTTTGGGACGCCCTCAAGCAGGCAGCTGCTCGCGAAGGGGTCTCGCTCGCGTCCCTCATCGCGCGCATCGACGAGGCCCGTGGCACCGCCGGCCTGTCGAGCGCCGTGCGGGTGTGGATCCTCGACGACGTGCGCACTGTGGCCAGCGTCACGCAATATGACGGTGGCAATCGCGATTAG
- a CDS encoding AsmA family protein, with protein sequence MNNALLYLGGLLIAALALLFAAPRFIDWNSYRGVFEEEASRILGREVRVGGAVNLSLLPAPYVSFERLRIADTSDQGASSIIRVESFTMRLSVPPLLKGMIEAHRVEMRRPVLNLVINEAGGGNWQSLAFAPGALPFVPKDVTLQSVMIEDGAIVVNTAGNRELARFDAINGELTAEALEGPFKYRGTVNWQNTPRQVRIATAQADANGDLRFKAAVDVTDSKNSYMLDGRLRDLKGQPSLDGALSARLALARGAARTRAHASSTEASNEDTPNIDEPLDFELDGNGTLPSPVASAPSTPQDGPRSFELKSKVHGTTSGVALDEIAISLEAGATPQLIEGEARIDWTEKMRLDVALSSRWIDLDQIAEVTTKEMPLEAGRTYFEALASALPAEADTNARLEFDQLTLGGEPIGNVRLAARRAGGPLEIEAVRADLPGGVRLELDGILTPTETVPRLDGSLFVSGKSLMRFLAWGLDNPDVGRDRTDGPFSLDGKFALGDGTLALTNAAFEFAGTPLTGDIKLDLGDRRKLDVAMEGPRLDVAQFGSGTVSLALIRDLLMGEDAASDAVSDDAAAADGADFSIDLKVAELVDGRRILRDVDAAVRLEKGALSISRLKFSTPDGLAVEAEGAAKEVRTRPQGTLRGLIAAPNARAARGFLELIDGDDGTLGRDFDRIAGLAPLRLAWTLDLAGGETQATNLSLDGTLSGGRMAATLKLDRGRGQWRTQPLDLKANLENPNIARLTATLLGVEIATDAAERPGSGRAVIKVAGVPYDGLLALADVTAEGLVLGYRGEIALKAPGEKALDGDLLIRAADVRLPLALAGLDVASGVDGTPFVGTVKIRREAERIDFSGQGLRLGDSIVSGQASVAPDADGRKALTATLKADKASVAALLAPLTRKAEAAPEDGAREAETVGASVIWPDQPFDVSPLGRLDGRITATIGALALEPGLTISDATLDIVLAQDAIKISRLEGGAVGGRLRSSFDIERAPAGIGLTGNVNISIGDDSSSTASDAVQFSADFTSRAFSPAAAVATLSGKGELTVGDATLNGNSPAAVSAVARAALTGQGPAGGEEFAQAIAEALKDGEVRLGKLTIPAQIEDGALKLDKVRIDMGEGRSTFATIVELATMRMDSEWQIEPRLEDAAEGAAPQAALPPVTVVYTGKLSQLDALAPVVSAGALERELVVRKMEFDVGELERLRKLDEERARKDAERRRAFEAERARQEAERQRQLEEERAREEARRALEDDTYLNDPNPWEPDQRSLDPGASNGAPGGAPGVTDNGAESSGAAAGMPQNADPQQAMPAPTSHRPPPRRRKRAVEEEWRPFQSSPF encoded by the coding sequence ATGAACAACGCCCTTCTCTATCTCGGCGGCCTTCTGATCGCGGCCCTCGCGCTTCTTTTTGCAGCCCCCCGTTTCATCGACTGGAACAGCTACAGGGGCGTGTTCGAGGAAGAAGCCTCGCGCATCCTCGGCCGCGAAGTGCGGGTGGGCGGGGCGGTGAACCTCAGCCTGCTCCCGGCACCCTACGTCAGCTTCGAACGGCTCAGGATTGCCGACACCAGCGACCAAGGCGCCAGCTCCATCATCCGCGTCGAGAGCTTTACGATGCGGCTTTCCGTGCCCCCTCTTCTGAAGGGCATGATCGAGGCGCACCGCGTGGAGATGCGCCGTCCCGTGCTCAACCTCGTGATCAACGAGGCGGGTGGGGGCAACTGGCAATCGCTCGCATTCGCGCCGGGTGCACTTCCATTCGTGCCGAAGGACGTGACGCTGCAATCCGTCATGATCGAAGACGGCGCCATCGTTGTGAATACGGCTGGGAATCGCGAGCTTGCCCGCTTCGATGCCATCAACGGCGAACTCACCGCCGAAGCGCTCGAAGGCCCGTTCAAATACCGCGGCACGGTGAACTGGCAGAATACGCCGCGTCAGGTGCGGATCGCTACGGCGCAGGCCGATGCGAACGGCGATTTGCGGTTCAAGGCTGCCGTTGACGTCACCGACAGCAAGAACTCCTACATGCTCGACGGGCGGCTGCGCGACCTTAAGGGCCAGCCCTCTCTCGACGGGGCTTTGAGTGCCCGGCTCGCGTTGGCGCGCGGTGCGGCTCGCACGAGGGCACATGCGTCATCGACGGAAGCGTCCAACGAGGACACGCCGAATATCGACGAGCCGCTCGATTTCGAGCTCGATGGCAACGGCACGCTCCCATCTCCGGTCGCGTCCGCTCCCAGCACACCGCAGGACGGACCGCGCAGCTTCGAACTCAAGTCCAAGGTTCACGGCACGACGTCGGGGGTGGCGCTCGATGAGATCGCCATTTCGCTCGAAGCGGGCGCGACGCCGCAGCTCATCGAAGGCGAGGCGCGCATCGACTGGACGGAGAAGATGCGTCTCGACGTGGCGCTTTCCTCGCGATGGATCGATCTCGACCAGATTGCCGAGGTCACGACCAAGGAAATGCCGCTTGAGGCGGGCCGCACATATTTCGAGGCGCTCGCATCCGCGCTTCCGGCCGAAGCCGACACCAACGCGCGGCTTGAATTCGACCAACTGACACTCGGCGGAGAACCTATCGGCAATGTGCGTCTCGCCGCGCGCCGCGCCGGCGGTCCGCTGGAAATCGAGGCCGTGCGCGCCGATCTTCCCGGCGGCGTCCGTCTCGAACTCGACGGCATCCTGACGCCGACCGAAACCGTCCCGCGGCTCGACGGCTCGCTGTTCGTCTCCGGCAAGAGCCTCATGCGTTTTCTGGCCTGGGGCCTCGACAATCCGGATGTCGGGCGCGACCGCACCGACGGGCCGTTCTCGCTCGACGGGAAGTTCGCGCTCGGGGACGGCACGCTCGCGCTCACGAACGCCGCGTTCGAATTCGCGGGAACGCCGCTCACCGGCGACATCAAGCTCGATCTCGGAGATCGCAGGAAACTCGATGTGGCCATGGAGGGGCCGCGCCTCGACGTCGCGCAGTTCGGGTCCGGCACCGTCAGCCTCGCTCTGATCCGTGACCTGCTGATGGGCGAGGACGCCGCAAGCGACGCCGTCTCCGACGATGCGGCCGCCGCAGACGGCGCAGACTTCTCAATCGATCTGAAGGTTGCGGAACTGGTCGACGGCCGCCGCATCCTCCGCGACGTCGATGCCGCCGTGCGACTCGAAAAGGGAGCGCTTTCGATCTCGCGGCTGAAATTCTCCACACCCGATGGGCTCGCGGTCGAAGCCGAAGGTGCCGCCAAAGAGGTTCGGACCCGACCGCAGGGCACGCTTCGCGGGCTCATCGCGGCACCGAACGCGCGTGCCGCGCGAGGCTTCCTCGAATTGATCGATGGCGACGACGGCACCCTCGGCCGGGACTTCGACCGTATCGCCGGACTTGCTCCACTTCGACTTGCCTGGACGCTCGATCTCGCCGGCGGCGAAACCCAAGCGACCAATCTCTCGCTCGACGGCACGCTCTCGGGCGGGCGCATGGCCGCGACGCTGAAGCTCGACCGCGGGCGTGGCCAATGGCGAACGCAGCCGCTCGACCTTAAAGCCAACCTCGAAAATCCCAACATCGCACGCCTCACGGCCACCCTTCTCGGTGTCGAGATCGCGACTGACGCGGCGGAGCGCCCAGGCAGCGGGCGCGCCGTGATCAAGGTGGCGGGCGTGCCGTACGACGGCTTGCTGGCGCTTGCGGACGTCACGGCGGAGGGGCTGGTCCTCGGCTATCGCGGCGAGATCGCGCTCAAGGCGCCGGGCGAGAAAGCACTCGACGGCGATCTTCTCATCCGGGCGGCCGACGTGCGTCTGCCGCTCGCGCTCGCTGGTCTCGATGTCGCGAGCGGCGTCGACGGAACACCGTTCGTCGGCACCGTGAAAATTCGCCGAGAGGCAGAGCGCATCGATTTCAGCGGACAGGGTCTGCGCCTCGGCGACAGCATCGTCTCAGGTCAAGCAAGCGTGGCGCCGGACGCAGACGGCCGCAAGGCGCTCACCGCGACACTCAAAGCGGACAAGGCGTCCGTCGCCGCGCTGCTCGCGCCACTCACGCGCAAAGCCGAGGCGGCGCCTGAAGACGGCGCGCGTGAAGCCGAGACCGTCGGCGCATCCGTCATCTGGCCCGACCAGCCGTTCGACGTCAGCCCGCTCGGACGCCTGGACGGCAGGATCACGGCGACCATCGGCGCGCTTGCGCTGGAGCCTGGGCTCACCATCTCGGACGCAACTCTCGACATCGTGCTTGCGCAGGACGCGATTAAGATTTCACGCCTCGAAGGCGGTGCAGTCGGCGGGCGTCTGAGGTCGTCGTTCGACATCGAACGGGCACCAGCGGGGATCGGCCTCACCGGCAACGTCAACATCTCGATTGGCGACGACAGCAGCAGCACGGCCAGCGACGCGGTACAGTTTTCCGCCGACTTTACGAGCCGCGCCTTCAGCCCGGCCGCCGCCGTCGCGACGCTGAGCGGAAAAGGCGAGCTGACCGTCGGGGACGCGACGTTGAACGGCAATTCGCCAGCGGCGGTGTCCGCCGTCGCCCGCGCCGCGCTGACAGGACAAGGGCCCGCGGGTGGCGAGGAATTCGCGCAAGCCATCGCGGAGGCACTGAAGGATGGCGAGGTTCGGCTCGGCAAGCTGACAATCCCCGCCCAGATCGAGGACGGTGCGCTGAAGCTCGACAAGGTGCGGATCGACATGGGCGAAGGGCGCTCGACGTTCGCGACCATCGTCGAACTCGCGACCATGCGCATGGACAGCGAATGGCAGATCGAGCCGCGCCTCGAAGATGCGGCGGAGGGCGCAGCCCCGCAAGCGGCCTTGCCGCCGGTGACCGTGGTCTACACCGGCAAGCTCAGCCAGCTCGATGCGCTCGCGCCGGTCGTCTCGGCGGGTGCATTGGAACGCGAGCTCGTGGTGCGGAAGATGGAGTTCGATGTCGGCGAACTCGAACGCTTGCGCAAGCTCGACGAGGAACGCGCGCGGAAAGACGCGGAACGGCGGCGCGCCTTCGAGGCAGAGCGTGCGCGGCAAGAGGCCGAGCGGCAGCGGCAATTAGAGGAAGAGCGCGCCCGAGAGGAAGCGCGGCGCGCACTCGAAGACGATACCTACCTTAACGATCCCAACCCCTGGGAGCCGGATCAGCGCTCTCTCGATCCTGGCGCATCGAATGGCGCGCCAGGCGGCGCACCGGGGGTCACCGACAACGGAGCAGAAAGTTCCGGCGCCGCGGCTGGGATGCCTCAAAACGCCGACCCGCAGCAAGCGATGCCGGCGCCGACCTCCCACCGGCCGCCGCCGCGCCGCCGCAAGCGGGCCGTCGAAGAGGAATGGCGCCCGTTCCAGTCGTCGCCGTTCTGA
- a CDS encoding dihydrofolate reductase has protein sequence MKISLFVAVAENGVIGAKGTMPWKMSSDLKTFRRLTMGKPLIMGRKTFQSLKGPLDGRDNIVLTGDPYFEAEGISIVNSMADALTLARTLGAARGADEIMVIGGADVFRAALPRADRIYWTEIHATPEGDVYFPEIDLADWQDVSREALPHSEKDTVTATLRVIERR, from the coding sequence ATGAAAATCTCTCTCTTTGTCGCCGTGGCCGAGAACGGCGTGATCGGCGCCAAGGGCACGATGCCCTGGAAAATGTCGTCCGACCTCAAGACGTTCCGGCGGCTTACGATGGGCAAGCCCCTCATCATGGGCCGGAAGACGTTCCAGTCGCTCAAAGGCCCGCTCGACGGGCGCGACAACATCGTGCTGACGGGCGATCCCTATTTCGAAGCCGAAGGGATCAGCATCGTCAACAGCATGGCCGACGCACTCACTCTTGCGCGCACGCTGGGGGCCGCGCGCGGAGCGGACGAGATCATGGTCATCGGCGGAGCGGACGTGTTCCGGGCCGCTCTTCCGCGCGCAGACCGCATCTACTGGACAGAGATCCACGCCACGCCCGAGGGGGACGTCTACTTCCCAGAAATCGACCTTGCAGACTGGCAAGACGTCTCTCGCGAGGCCCTGCCACACAGCGAGAAAGACACCGTCACGGCGACGCTTCGCGTGATCGAACGGCGATAA
- a CDS encoding EAL domain-containing protein — MSGFVNLFVSNQHERLVGFMLWLATTLALLAAALWFARAEFHDSLRRDAIAELAHLDTVQSNITNAFKELQATVTASPCSRPFMQQLRRVAFLPDGLNKFMYAPGGTVTCSTSLSDITTSRSLGPPDFMLPSDDEISVWVTKRLDDVGLPDINATIVAQEPFAIVVPRQDMKVEVSSWVEKELVLRAPDGRVWHLDGARGLFSHQPEADVADQRSNSALRQVVCGEDHAYCVAVGARFSDALLNWRMEIALAFGLIAFYAIWPASAAHRAIKRYWSLEARFRRNLNPESIVCAYQPILDLGSGKISGCEVLVRWRDVDGSLVFPDKFIDIVARSDNTLAFTRMVAECAHAELSQVLPADTQLQVNFNVFPRDLDCEKLANVFSAFTAESDRFPLALEIIESDALAVDQAQHEIEALAEKGIRTYIDDFGSGYSSIHRVASLAIHGVKLDRSFAMAPSESLMAKMLVHALDMIASLGREIVVEGVETQERLDLLVKSGCVGKVQGYLISRPVSIDQFAAFLKAHKPDAFKPPTQAAA; from the coding sequence ATGTCAGGCTTCGTTAATCTCTTCGTCTCCAACCAGCACGAGCGGCTCGTGGGCTTTATGCTTTGGCTCGCGACCACGCTCGCGCTGCTCGCTGCCGCGCTCTGGTTTGCGCGGGCGGAGTTTCACGACTCGCTTCGGCGCGATGCGATTGCGGAACTCGCGCACCTCGACACGGTTCAAAGCAACATTACGAATGCCTTCAAAGAGCTGCAGGCCACCGTGACGGCTTCGCCGTGCAGCAGGCCTTTCATGCAGCAGCTGCGCCGCGTCGCCTTCCTGCCTGACGGCCTCAACAAGTTCATGTATGCGCCGGGCGGCACCGTGACCTGCTCGACGAGCCTCTCGGACATCACGACCAGCCGCTCCCTCGGCCCTCCCGACTTCATGCTCCCCTCCGACGACGAGATCTCGGTGTGGGTCACGAAGCGCCTCGACGACGTCGGGTTGCCCGACATCAACGCGACCATCGTGGCGCAAGAGCCGTTCGCGATCGTCGTCCCGCGGCAGGATATGAAAGTCGAAGTCTCTTCGTGGGTGGAAAAAGAGCTCGTGCTCCGGGCTCCCGACGGGCGCGTCTGGCACCTCGATGGCGCGCGCGGACTTTTCTCCCATCAGCCGGAGGCAGATGTCGCCGACCAGCGCTCGAACTCTGCCTTGCGCCAGGTCGTTTGCGGAGAGGATCACGCCTACTGCGTCGCGGTCGGTGCGCGCTTCAGCGACGCCCTGCTGAACTGGCGCATGGAGATCGCGCTCGCGTTCGGCCTCATCGCGTTCTATGCGATCTGGCCTGCATCTGCCGCGCATCGCGCAATCAAGAGATACTGGTCGCTCGAAGCGCGCTTCCGCCGGAACCTGAACCCAGAGTCCATCGTCTGCGCCTACCAACCCATCCTCGACCTCGGAAGCGGAAAAATCTCCGGGTGCGAAGTGCTCGTGCGCTGGCGCGACGTCGACGGCTCGCTCGTGTTCCCGGACAAGTTCATCGATATCGTGGCGCGCTCGGACAATACGCTCGCATTCACCAGGATGGTGGCGGAATGCGCCCACGCCGAGCTTTCCCAGGTGCTTCCCGCGGACACGCAGCTCCAGGTCAATTTCAACGTGTTTCCCCGCGATCTCGACTGCGAGAAGCTCGCGAACGTTTTCAGCGCCTTCACCGCCGAGAGCGATCGCTTTCCGCTGGCGCTCGAAATCATCGAAAGCGACGCGCTCGCCGTCGACCAAGCCCAGCACGAAATCGAGGCTCTGGCCGAGAAGGGTATCCGGACCTACATCGACGACTTCGGCAGCGGATATTCGAGCATCCACCGCGTGGCCTCGCTCGCCATTCACGGCGTCAAGCTCGACCGCTCGTTCGCCATGGCGCCGAGCGAGAGCCTGATGGCCAAGATGCTGGTTCATGCGCTCGACATGATCGCGTCCCTGGGGCGGGAGATCGTCGTCGAGGGCGTTGAGACGCAGGAGCGGCTCGACCTGCTCGTCAAATCAGGATGCGTCGGAAAAGTACAGGGCTACCTCATCTCGCGTCCGGTCTCGATCGACCAGTTCGCAGCGTTTCTCAAAGCCCACAAGCCCGACGCTTTCAAGCCGCCGACACAGGCCGCCGCGTGA
- a CDS encoding DUF4169 family protein, with product MTAEIVNLRKARKARDRVAKEQRATENRVKFGRTKTERQQAKAEDALHVRRLEAQKRDGGKYGGGNDESGASS from the coding sequence ATGACCGCAGAGATCGTCAATCTCAGGAAAGCGCGCAAGGCGCGCGACCGCGTCGCCAAGGAGCAGCGCGCCACCGAAAACCGCGTGAAGTTCGGCCGCACCAAGACGGAGCGCCAGCAGGCGAAAGCCGAGGATGCGCTTCACGTCCGCCGCCTCGAAGCCCAAAAGCGCGACGGCGGAAAGTATGGGGGCGGTAACGATGAGAGCGGGGCGTCCTCCTGA
- a CDS encoding SspB family protein has translation MTGESTIDYEGLAQEAMRGVVRKVLARVAKSGLIGDHHFYVSFETEAPGVTLSKRLREKYPREMTIVLQHRFWDLIVSEDRFEVKLTFDGIPERLVVPFSALKVFFDPSVRFGLQFEDQETRSEEADAFESLTPRTGTARSGAARKPARRKPQVVDTAGDRPAADGESDGANEAVETPPVPANVERTASIAGKRSKAAAEDASEPAPDKASTDEAANADEKPAGAEIVSLDKFRKK, from the coding sequence ATGACGGGTGAGTCGACGATCGACTATGAGGGTTTGGCCCAGGAGGCGATGCGCGGGGTTGTCCGCAAGGTGCTCGCCCGCGTCGCCAAATCTGGCCTCATCGGTGATCATCATTTCTATGTTTCCTTCGAGACCGAAGCCCCTGGCGTGACGCTGTCGAAGCGTCTGCGCGAGAAGTATCCGCGCGAGATGACGATCGTGCTTCAGCATCGGTTTTGGGATCTTATCGTGAGCGAAGATCGCTTCGAGGTGAAGCTGACCTTCGACGGCATTCCCGAGCGCCTTGTCGTTCCGTTTTCGGCTCTGAAGGTGTTCTTCGACCCCTCCGTGCGGTTCGGCCTTCAGTTCGAGGATCAGGAAACGCGTTCGGAAGAGGCGGACGCCTTCGAAAGCCTCACGCCGCGCACGGGGACGGCGCGCTCGGGCGCAGCCCGCAAGCCGGCTCGCCGTAAGCCTCAGGTCGTGGACACCGCTGGTGACCGGCCCGCTGCCGACGGGGAGAGCGACGGTGCGAACGAGGCGGTCGAGACGCCGCCGGTGCCGGCAAACGTCGAGCGCACGGCCAGCATCGCCGGAAAGCGGTCCAAGGCTGCGGCCGAGGACGCAAGCGAGCCCGCCCCCGATAAAGCATCTACGGACGAAGCCGCAAATGCCGACGAGAAGCCGGCCGGCGCCGAGATCGTCAGCCTCGACAAGTTCCGCAAGAAATAG
- a CDS encoding thymidylate synthase, with the protein MQQYLDLLRRVRTEGAAKSDRTGTGTRAVFGHQMRFDLAEGFPLLTTKKLHVKSIIHELIWFLAGDTNIGYLKAHGVRIWDEWAREDGSLGPVYGKQWRSWMAPDGRTIDQISEAVHTIKTDPDSRRIIVSAWNPADIPEMALAPCHCLFQFYVADGRLSCQLYQRSADVFLGAPFNIASYALLTMMVAQVTGLKPGDFVHTFGDAHLYVNHFEQADLQLARTPRPLPRMAINPDVQSIFAFRYEDFALEGYDPHPHIAAPVAV; encoded by the coding sequence ATGCAGCAGTATCTCGATCTTCTTCGGCGCGTGCGCACGGAAGGCGCCGCCAAATCCGACCGCACAGGCACGGGCACACGTGCTGTCTTCGGCCATCAGATGCGCTTCGACCTGGCCGAAGGATTCCCGCTGCTCACGACCAAGAAATTGCACGTGAAGTCGATCATCCACGAGTTGATCTGGTTTCTCGCGGGCGATACCAACATCGGATACCTCAAGGCCCACGGGGTGCGAATCTGGGACGAGTGGGCGCGCGAGGACGGCAGCCTCGGCCCCGTCTACGGCAAGCAGTGGCGGAGCTGGATGGCACCCGATGGGCGCACCATCGACCAGATCAGCGAGGCCGTGCATACGATCAAGACCGATCCCGACAGCCGGCGCATCATCGTGTCTGCCTGGAACCCGGCCGACATCCCGGAGATGGCGCTCGCGCCGTGCCACTGTCTGTTTCAGTTCTACGTGGCCGATGGACGGCTTTCGTGCCAGCTTTATCAACGCTCGGCGGACGTATTCCTCGGCGCGCCGTTCAACATCGCGAGCTACGCGCTACTCACGATGATGGTGGCGCAGGTGACCGGCCTCAAGCCCGGCGACTTCGTGCATACGTTCGGCGACGCGCACCTCTATGTGAACCATTTCGAGCAGGCCGATCTGCAGCTCGCGCGCACGCCGCGGCCGCTGCCGCGGATGGCTATCAACCCCGACGTCCAATCGATCTTCGCCTTCCGCTACGAGGATTTCGCGCTCGAAGGCTACGATCCCCATCCGCACATCGCGGCACCTGTGGCGGTTTGA
- the fumC gene encoding class II fumarate hydratase gives MTDKTSAAKPAVRIESDTFGEIEVAADRYWGAQAERSLGNFKIGWEKQPAPVIRALGIVKRAAAETNMALGKLDPKVGNVIVKAAQEVIDGKLDDHFPLVVWQTGSGTQSNMNANEVISNRAIEMLGGEMGSKKPVHPNDHVNMSQSSNDTFPTAMHIACAEEVAHRLIPALGKLHGALADKAKAWSHIIKIGRTHTQDATPLTLGQEFSGYAQQIENGIRRIEMTLPALMELAQGGTAVGTGLASPKGFAEKVAERIADITRLPFTSAPNKFEALAAHDAMVMTHGAIATVAMSCFKIANDIRFLGSGPRAGLGELSLPENEPGSSIMPGKVNPTQCEALTQVAAHIHGNNAAIGFAGSQGHFELNVFNPMMAYNFLQSVRLLADAAVSFTDNCVVGIEPRLDNIAEGLANSLMLVTPLKEKYGYDRAARIAKTAHKNGTTLREEAIKDGIPAEDFDAIVRPEKMIAPE, from the coding sequence ATGACCGACAAGACCTCCGCCGCCAAGCCCGCGGTTCGCATCGAATCCGACACCTTCGGGGAGATCGAGGTCGCCGCCGACCGTTATTGGGGCGCTCAAGCCGAGCGGAGCCTCGGCAACTTTAAGATCGGCTGGGAAAAGCAGCCCGCACCCGTGATCCGCGCGCTCGGCATCGTGAAGCGTGCCGCCGCTGAAACCAACATGGCTCTCGGCAAGCTCGACCCGAAAGTGGGCAACGTCATCGTCAAGGCGGCTCAGGAGGTGATCGACGGCAAGCTCGACGATCATTTCCCGCTCGTTGTCTGGCAGACGGGCTCGGGCACGCAATCGAACATGAATGCCAACGAGGTGATCTCGAACCGCGCCATCGAGATGCTGGGCGGTGAGATGGGCTCGAAGAAGCCTGTCCACCCGAACGATCACGTCAACATGAGCCAGTCGTCGAACGACACGTTCCCGACCGCCATGCACATCGCCTGCGCTGAAGAGGTGGCGCACCGGCTGATCCCGGCGCTCGGAAAGCTGCACGGCGCGCTTGCCGATAAGGCGAAGGCTTGGAGCCACATCATCAAGATCGGCCGCACGCACACACAGGACGCGACGCCGCTGACGCTCGGTCAGGAATTCTCCGGCTACGCGCAGCAGATCGAGAACGGCATCAGGCGCATCGAGATGACGCTCCCCGCTCTCATGGAGCTGGCGCAAGGCGGCACCGCCGTCGGCACCGGCCTCGCGTCGCCCAAGGGCTTTGCGGAGAAGGTGGCCGAGCGGATTGCGGACATCACCAGGCTCCCCTTCACCTCGGCGCCCAACAAGTTCGAAGCGCTCGCAGCCCACGACGCGATGGTGATGACGCACGGCGCCATCGCGACGGTGGCCATGAGCTGCTTCAAGATCGCCAACGACATCCGCTTCCTCGGCTCCGGTCCCCGCGCAGGTCTCGGCGAACTGTCGCTGCCCGAAAACGAGCCCGGCTCGTCCATCATGCCGGGCAAGGTGAACCCGACGCAGTGCGAGGCGCTGACGCAGGTCGCGGCCCACATCCACGGCAACAACGCCGCCATCGGCTTCGCAGGTAGCCAGGGCCACTTCGAGCTCAACGTCTTCAACCCGATGATGGCCTACAACTTCCTGCAATCCGTCCGGCTCCTGGCCGACGCGGCCGTGTCGTTTACCGACAACTGCGTGGTCGGCATCGAGCCGCGTCTCGATAACATCGCCGAGGGGCTTGCCAACTCGCTGATGCTGGTGACGCCGCTCAAGGAGAAGTACGGCTATGATCGCGCGGCCAGGATCGCAAAGACCGCGCACAAGAACGGCACGACGTTGCGGGAGGAAGCCATCAAGGATGGCATCCCGGCCGAGGACTTCGATGCCATCGTACGTCCCGAAAAGATGATCGCCCCCGAGTAA